One window of Athalia rosae chromosome 2, iyAthRosa1.1, whole genome shotgun sequence genomic DNA carries:
- the LOC105691509 gene encoding protein cornichon isoform X1 produces the protein MQLPGQRSKFNDMSSLVFVNIRVVFNFDFKNMLRWNVKGNIPYAESLTDIHGPTDDDELFVDNLPYAELPTDILGPTDDDKLFVIAFDELKTEHKNPIDQCNSLNPIVVPEYLLHVLFNILFLLAGEWFSLLLNLPLLVYHFLRFRSRPVMSELGLYDPTTIMNASDLTRCQREGWVKLAFYLLSFFYYLYGMISSLIQ, from the exons atgcaattacctggacAAAGGAGTAAattcaatgacatgtcatcattagtattcgtcaacatcagggttgtgttcaacttcgatttcaAAAACATGCTCCGATGGAACGTCAagg GAAATATACCCTATGCGGAATCGCTGACCGATATCCATggaccgaccgatgacgatgaattgttcgtagATAATTTACCTTATGCAGAGTTGCCGACCGATATCCTTggaccgaccgatgacgataaattgttc GTAATCGCCTTTGATGAGCTAAAGACCGAACACAAGAATCCGATTGATCAATGTAACAGTTTGAACCCG ATTGTCGTCCCTGAATATCTGCTGCACGTGCTGTTCAACATACTTTTCTTATTAGCTGGAGAATGGTTTTCCTTGCTATTGAACCTCCCGCTACTGGTGTACCACTTCCTGAGATTTCGCAGTAGACCAGTCATGTCTGAACTAGGCCTGTATGATCCTACAACCATTATGAATGCTTCTGATTTAACAAGATGTCAGCGAGAAGGTTGGGTCAAATTGGCCTTCTActtgttgtcttttttttattatctttatgG AATGATCAGCTCCCTCATCCAATAG
- the LOC105691509 gene encoding protein cornichon isoform X3, which translates to MTLFVGVIEQRLRATKVIAFDELKTEHKNPIDQCNSLNPIVVPEYLLHVLFNILFLLAGEWFSLLLNLPLLVYHFLRFRSRPVMSELGLYDPTTIMNASDLTRCQREGWVKLAFYLLSFFYYLYGMISSLIQ; encoded by the exons atgacactgtttgttggcgtaattgaacaacgactaagagctaccaag GTAATCGCCTTTGATGAGCTAAAGACCGAACACAAGAATCCGATTGATCAATGTAACAGTTTGAACCCG ATTGTCGTCCCTGAATATCTGCTGCACGTGCTGTTCAACATACTTTTCTTATTAGCTGGAGAATGGTTTTCCTTGCTATTGAACCTCCCGCTACTGGTGTACCACTTCCTGAGATTTCGCAGTAGACCAGTCATGTCTGAACTAGGCCTGTATGATCCTACAACCATTATGAATGCTTCTGATTTAACAAGATGTCAGCGAGAAGGTTGGGTCAAATTGGCCTTCTActtgttgtcttttttttattatctttatgG AATGATCAGCTCCCTCATCCAATAG
- the LOC105691509 gene encoding protein cornichon isoform X2, with amino-acid sequence MAFGLAAFSYIVALIIDAFLIFFSIFHVIAFDELKTEHKNPIDQCNSLNPIVVPEYLLHVLFNILFLLAGEWFSLLLNLPLLVYHFLRFRSRPVMSELGLYDPTTIMNASDLTRCQREGWVKLAFYLLSFFYYLYGMISSLIQ; translated from the exons ATGGCATTCGGTTTAGCCGCTTTTTCTTACATCGTTGCGCTAATCATTGATGCATTTCTAATCTTCTTCTCAATATTTCAC GTAATCGCCTTTGATGAGCTAAAGACCGAACACAAGAATCCGATTGATCAATGTAACAGTTTGAACCCG ATTGTCGTCCCTGAATATCTGCTGCACGTGCTGTTCAACATACTTTTCTTATTAGCTGGAGAATGGTTTTCCTTGCTATTGAACCTCCCGCTACTGGTGTACCACTTCCTGAGATTTCGCAGTAGACCAGTCATGTCTGAACTAGGCCTGTATGATCCTACAACCATTATGAATGCTTCTGATTTAACAAGATGTCAGCGAGAAGGTTGGGTCAAATTGGCCTTCTActtgttgtcttttttttattatctttatgG AATGATCAGCTCCCTCATCCAATAG
- the LOC125499672 gene encoding glia maturation factor beta isoform X1 produces the protein MDSNHFSGPESHHTLCEHYHTQPLIYTSTNVKVCDIEDDVKDELKKFRFRRNKSNAALILKVDREKQKICIDELLEVSSLSWEKLTSCTSRIIFQDIKIDELQESLPGHQPRYIVYSYKMEHADGRLSYPMCFIYYTPRDSQIELQIMYAGTKLALQKEADLTRVYEVRELDELTEEWLKEKLNK, from the exons ATGGACAGTAATCACTTCAGTGGTCCGGAATCACACCACACGTTGTGTGAGCATTATCATACCCAACCTCTtatatac ACTTCTACCAACGTCAAAGTCTGTGACATCGAGGATGACGTTAAAGATGAACTTAAAAAATTTAGATTCAGAAGGAACAAGAGTAATGCAGCACTGATTC TAAAAGTAGATCGGGAAAAGCAGAAGATTTGCATTGATGAATTATTGGAGGTAAGTTCTCTGTCTTGGGAAAAACTGACTAGTTGCACATCTAGGATTATTTTCCAGGACATCAAAATCGATGAGCTTCAAGAATCACTGCCTGGTCATCAGCCCAGATATATAGTATACAGTTACAAAATGGAGCACGCTGATGGAAGATTATCTTACCCAATGTGTTTTATTTACTACACTCCTCGGGACAGCCAAATTGAATTGCAAATCATGTATGCGGGCACCAAGTTAGCACTTCAAAAAGAAGCTGACTTGACAAGAGTGTATGAGGTACGTGAGTTGGACGAACTCACCGAAGAGTGGcttaaagaaaaactgaacaaataa
- the LOC125499672 gene encoding glia maturation factor beta isoform X3: MTSTNVKVCDIEDDVKDELKKFRFRRNKSNAALILKVDREKQKICIDELLEVSSLSWEKLTSCTSRIIFQDIKIDELQESLPGHQPRYIVYSYKMEHADGRLSYPMCFIYYTPRDSQIELQIMYAGTKLALQKEADLTRVYEVRELDELTEEWLKEKLNK; the protein is encoded by the exons ATG ACTTCTACCAACGTCAAAGTCTGTGACATCGAGGATGACGTTAAAGATGAACTTAAAAAATTTAGATTCAGAAGGAACAAGAGTAATGCAGCACTGATTC TAAAAGTAGATCGGGAAAAGCAGAAGATTTGCATTGATGAATTATTGGAGGTAAGTTCTCTGTCTTGGGAAAAACTGACTAGTTGCACATCTAGGATTATTTTCCAGGACATCAAAATCGATGAGCTTCAAGAATCACTGCCTGGTCATCAGCCCAGATATATAGTATACAGTTACAAAATGGAGCACGCTGATGGAAGATTATCTTACCCAATGTGTTTTATTTACTACACTCCTCGGGACAGCCAAATTGAATTGCAAATCATGTATGCGGGCACCAAGTTAGCACTTCAAAAAGAAGCTGACTTGACAAGAGTGTATGAGGTACGTGAGTTGGACGAACTCACCGAAGAGTGGcttaaagaaaaactgaacaaataa
- the LOC125499672 gene encoding glia maturation factor beta isoform X2, which translates to MDSNHFSGPESHHTLCEHYHTQPLIYTSTNVKVCDIEDDVKDELKKFRFRRNKSNAALILKVDREKQKICIDELLEDIKIDELQESLPGHQPRYIVYSYKMEHADGRLSYPMCFIYYTPRDSQIELQIMYAGTKLALQKEADLTRVYEVRELDELTEEWLKEKLNK; encoded by the exons ATGGACAGTAATCACTTCAGTGGTCCGGAATCACACCACACGTTGTGTGAGCATTATCATACCCAACCTCTtatatac ACTTCTACCAACGTCAAAGTCTGTGACATCGAGGATGACGTTAAAGATGAACTTAAAAAATTTAGATTCAGAAGGAACAAGAGTAATGCAGCACTGATTC TAAAAGTAGATCGGGAAAAGCAGAAGATTTGCATTGATGAATTATTGGAG GACATCAAAATCGATGAGCTTCAAGAATCACTGCCTGGTCATCAGCCCAGATATATAGTATACAGTTACAAAATGGAGCACGCTGATGGAAGATTATCTTACCCAATGTGTTTTATTTACTACACTCCTCGGGACAGCCAAATTGAATTGCAAATCATGTATGCGGGCACCAAGTTAGCACTTCAAAAAGAAGCTGACTTGACAAGAGTGTATGAGGTACGTGAGTTGGACGAACTCACCGAAGAGTGGcttaaagaaaaactgaacaaataa
- the LOC125499672 gene encoding glia maturation factor gamma isoform X4: protein MEHADGRLSYPMCFIYYTPRDSQIELQIMYAGTKLALQKEADLTRVYEVRELDELTEEWLKEKLNK, encoded by the coding sequence ATGGAGCACGCTGATGGAAGATTATCTTACCCAATGTGTTTTATTTACTACACTCCTCGGGACAGCCAAATTGAATTGCAAATCATGTATGCGGGCACCAAGTTAGCACTTCAAAAAGAAGCTGACTTGACAAGAGTGTATGAGGTACGTGAGTTGGACGAACTCACCGAAGAGTGGcttaaagaaaaactgaacaaataa
- the LOC105691508 gene encoding syntaxin-16 gives MVTRSLTEPFILMRNNASQTRHIYSEQNSSDRTALVGLESAAIGEVELGSLNWEDHISPAWSDALEETQYILSRLRTKLAELKEVHARHLTRPTLDDTSKDERLMEQLTREMGRAFTSGHRQVQLVKTAAKQGNRASDRRLAASAAIALSSALQELGLSYRTAQNHYLQQLNSREERSRQYFSDDQEFLSIEPLDSWATDMKFAHVSSGSGSSCDQQHMNQMQQEILLHFDDEQRTRQAKMREQEVVHIVQSIAELNHIFKDLAHMVQDQGSILDRIDYNVEQTQAQVQEGYKQLKKADSYQRANRKLYCIMVLTVAIIFVCLLFVILKT, from the exons atggtCACCCGTAGTCTGACAGAACCGTTTATTCTAATGCGTAACAATGCTTCGCAAACCCGGCATATTTACTCTGAACAG AATTCGTCGGATAGAACGGCTTTAGTCGGCCTAGAGTCTGCAGCTATAGGTGAAGTTGAATTAGGCAGCTTGAATTGGGAAGATCATATTTCACCAGCTTGGTCAGATGCCTTGGAAGAAACACAATATATCCTCAGTAGACTAAGAACCAAACTAGCAGAGCTTAAAGAGGTCCATGCACGGCATTTAACTCGCCCAACTTTAGATGACACCTCTAAG GATGAGAGATTAATGGAACAACTGACTAGGGAAATGGGACGAGCGTTTACTAGCGGTCACCGGCAAGTGCAGCTCGTCAAAACGGCTGCGAAACAGGGAAACAGAGCCAGTGACCGACGCCTAGCTGCCAGTGCAGCCATTGCTCTTTCTTCAGCATTACAGGAGCTGGGATTGTCATATCGAACAGCACAGAACCATTACTTACAGc AGCTGAACTCGAGGGAAGAAAGAAGCCGCCAATACTTTTCAGATGATCAAGAGTTTCTCTCCATCGAACCTTTGGATTCTTGGGCTACCGATATGAAGTTTGCACATGTTAGCAGCGGGAGTGGAAGCAGCTGTGATCAACAACACATGAACCAAATGCAGCAGGAAATTCTTTTACATTTCGATGATGAGCAGAGGACAAGGCAAGCAAAGATGAGAGAACAGGAAGTTGTACATATCGTGCAAAGTATCGCTGAACTGAACCATATATTTAAG GATCTCGCACATATGGTACAAGACCAGGGCAGCATATTGGATAGGATAGATTACAACGTTGAACAAACCCAGGCGCAAGTCCAAGAAGGTTACAAACAGCTGAAGAAAGCTGATTCTTATCAACGGGCGAATCGTAAACTGTACTGTATAATGGTACTAACAGTTGCAATCATATTTGTCTGCTTACTATTTGTCATATTAAAGACATAG
- the LOC105691490 gene encoding XK-related protein 6-like: MLSPVRIHKTKEAFQSETLESSQGLGADRQNVCLRRNSDEIDRPHKNAMVRRWDVVCLIFSIVTHIFDIGADIYLASKYFVDGKITYFAWTVAFILFPAFVNTFISFRIVDQDLLLNGKRRRMAMKTATTTVTCTVAHRILVFLFQLAPLLRYCNSLRYALKALRYKSNGLEAEQQHYYLKMLKEDEDVALLRVFECFLEAAPQQILQLNILLRDEKSSFQLVQMVSVCSSLVSMGWSMASYHRMIRLAQRDKENIGVIGTILQFLWHFCIIMSRILSISVVASMWPMYTGLACILHCAVMTTWLNMEPNGVAEFCRDGDHSRLAPLTRCERVRSFFFSVVLGFVYIFTYLNPSEGRTFVRHLFYYALCIMENVGASILWAMEAKQNLRNRWYFELITVLCCIPFVIGIVAMTLYYVFFHPTSKRRSRLAPAAEPS, translated from the exons ATGTTGTCACCTGTGCGCATACACAAAACAAAAGAAGCGTTTCAAAGCGAGACGTTGGAAAGTTCGCAAGGGTTAGGAGCAGACCGTCAAAACGTCTGCTTGCGACGAAATTCCGATGAGATTGACAGACCGCATAAAAACGCGATGGTTCGACGATGGGACGTGGTGTGCCTGATCTTTTCGATAGTCACTCACATATTTGACATTGGTGCAGACATTTACTTGGCTTCAAAATACTTCGTGGATGGCAAAATAACCTACTTTGCTTGGACAGTTGCTTTTATACTGTTTCCAGCTTTTGTCAATACTTTCATCAGTTTTAGAATAGTTGATCAAGACTTGCTG CTCAATGGAAAGCGAAGAAGGATGGCCATGAAGACTGCTACAACCACAGTTACGTGTACAGTAGCTCACCGCATAttggtatttctttttcaactggCACCATTATTGCGATATTGTAACAGTCTTAGATATGCATTGAAAGCGCTTAGGTATAAAAGCAACGGGCTTGAAGCTGAACAACAACATTATTATCTTAAAATGCTCAAGGAGGATGAAGATGTTGCTTTACTTAGAGTTTTTGAGTGCTTCCTAGAAGCTGCGCCACAACAAATACTTCAACTTAATATATTGctcagagatgaaaaatcaagtttCCAGT TGGTGCAAATGGTTAGTGTGTGCAGTTCGTTAGTGAGCATGGGCTGGTCAATGGCTAGTTACCATCGAATGATTCGTTTGGCTCAGCGTGACAAAGAGAACATTGGTGTCATTGGAACGATCCTTCAGTTTCTGTGGCACTTCTGCATTATAA TGTCTCGTATTTTATCTATAAGTGTTGTCGCCAGCATGTGGCCCATGTACACAGGCTTAGCATGCATCCTCCATTGCGCTGTAATGACTACCTGGCTCAATATGGAACCCAATGGAGTTGCGGAGTTCTGCAGAGACGGAGACCATTCTCGGCTAGCACCTTTGACTCGGTGTGAGCGCGTgaggtccttttttttttcggtagtTTTGGGTTTTGTTTACATATTCACCTACCTGAATCCTAGCGAGGGTCGTACTTTTGTTAGGCACTTGTTCTACTACGCGCTATGCATCATGGAAAACGTGGGAGCCTCCATTCTGTGGGCTATGGAAGCAAAGCAAAATCTCAGAAATCGATGGTATTTTGAGCTGATCACAGTTCTTTGCTGTATACCATTTGTTATAGGTATTGTAGCGATGACTCTCTATTATgtgttttttcatccaacgtcCAAGCGCAGAAGTCGCTTGGCGCCAGCTGCTGAGCCCAGTTAA
- the LOC105691492 gene encoding dynein light chain roadblock-type 2, with product MAQEVEETMKRIQSHKGVVGTIVVNSEGIPIKSTLDNTTTIQYAGLISQLSDKARSVVRDLDPTNDLTFLRIRSKKHEVMVAPDKEFILIVVQNPVD from the exons ATG GCCCAAGAAGTTGAGGAAACCATGAAACGCATCCAGTCCCACAAAGGAGTCGTTGGAACGATTGTCGTCAACTCGGAAG GGATTCCAATAAAATCAACTTTGGACAATACTACAACGATTCAATACGCAGGACTAATAAGTCAACTCTCGGACAAAGCTCGTTCGGTAGTAAGAgatcttgatccaacgaatgatctGACGTTCCTCCGGATTCGAAGCAAGAAGCATGAAGTGATGGTTGCCCCGGATAAAGAGTTCATTCTTATAGTTGTTCAAAATCCGGTGGACTAA
- the LOC105691491 gene encoding coiled-coil domain-containing protein 97 isoform X1 yields MASTDHDRRMSEEEGLKLPRGKAGGSAVTAMKINMGPIDDPVSQNSDVLAGKKAKLFKEMIDCLANSDAVFQSQQRHDPDLTIEEKAKIATDVFHANKSMFLSRFGQFVKDEHLYYFNDPTREQDYEIMFHLKRLRRYHNNLQRQIDVKNRRYQALKSLIDKGEYFSETEMMRRNPLLYEHLIGQYLTEEQRKGRDNIDTQNISFLNIVLESVDRERTRTLQKEQQDAEDEVKEENDSDNDYEEELELEDKAKISSKQSDDIHWGEMFGKPSNFHKKAQSDRNVIDYTVCQISSREQQILRDEFLTNMYNSFLNGKDKDFDYSTVDENESYDNTELRTQDEEEKYFDSESPEIVEKDTDKMERDASSGEDELDKYMKSLKEEPMPNRLANAIKKQTIQ; encoded by the exons ATGGCAAGTACCGATCATGATCGTCGTATGAGTGAGGAAGAAGGTTTAAAATTACCCAGAGGCAAAGCCGGAGGTAGCGCAGTGACAGCAATGAAGATAAATATGGGTCCAATTGATGATCCGGTAAGCCAAAATTCCGATGTACTAGCTGGAAAAAAAGCTAAGTTGTTCAAAGAAATGATCGATTGCCTGGCAAACTCCGATGCAGTTTTCCAGAGCCAGCAAAGGCACGATCCAGACTTaacgatagaagaaaaagcaaaaatagcCACAGATGTATTTCATGCTAACAAGTCAATGTTTCTATCACGTTTCGGACAATTTGTCAAAGATGAACACTTGTACTATTTCAACGACCCAACCAGGGAACAAGACTATGAAATAATGTTTCATTTGAAAAGACTGCGTCGGTACCATAATAATTTGCAGAGACaaattgatgtaaaaaatcgaagatatcAAGCCCTGAAATCTCTCATTGATAAAGGAGAGTATTTCAGTGAAACAGAAATGATGAGGCGTAATCCTCTTCTATATGAACACCTAATAGGTCAATACTTGACAGAAGAGCAACGAAAAGGTAGAGACAATATCGACACCCAAAATATATCGTTTTTAAATATTGTACTAGAAAGCGTCGATAGAGAAAGAACAAGAACTCTGCAAAAGGAACAGCAAGATGCTGAGGATGAAGTAAAGGAAGAAAACGACTCCGATAATGATTATGAAGAGGAATTAGAACTCGAGGATAAAgccaaaatttcatcaaaacaGTCGGATGATATTCACTGGGGTGAAATGTTTGGAAAACCTTCAAACTTTCACAAAAAAGCACAATCTGATAGAAACGTAATTGATTACACGGTTTGTCAAATTTCCAGCAGAGAACAACAGATCCTCAGAGACGAATTTTTGACTAATATGTACAACAGTTTTCTGAACGGAAAAGATAAGGACTTTGATTACAG TACGGTTGATGAGAACGAGTCTTACGATAACACGGAACTTCGGACccaagatgaagaagaaaagtacTTTGACTCTGAATCTCCAGAAATTGTGGAAAAGGATACAGATAAGATGGAGAGGGATGCATCTAGTGGGGAGGACGAATTGGACAAATACATGAAGTCGTTGAAG gaGGAACCCATGCCAAACAGACTTGCAAATGCCATCAAGAAGCAAACGATACAATAA
- the LOC105691491 gene encoding coiled-coil domain-containing protein 97 isoform X2 — MASTDHDRRMSEEEGLKLPRGKAGGSAVTAMKINMGPIDDPVSQNSDVLAGKKAKLFKEMIDCLANSDAVFQSQQRHDPDLTIEEKAKIATDVFHANKSMFLSRFGQFVKDEHLYYFNDPTREQDYEIMFHLKRLRRYHNNLQRQIDVKNRRYQALKSLIDKGEYFSETEMMRRNPLLYEHLIGQYLTEEQRKGRDNIDTQNISFLNIVLESVDRERTRTLQKEQQDAEDEVKEENDSDNDYEEELELEDKAKISSKQSDDIHWGEMFGKPSNFHKKAQSDRNVIDYTVCQISSREQQILRDEFLTNMYNSFLNGKDKDFDYSTVDENESYDNTELRTQDEEEKYFDSESPEIVEKDTDKMERDASSGEDELDKYMKSLKVK, encoded by the exons ATGGCAAGTACCGATCATGATCGTCGTATGAGTGAGGAAGAAGGTTTAAAATTACCCAGAGGCAAAGCCGGAGGTAGCGCAGTGACAGCAATGAAGATAAATATGGGTCCAATTGATGATCCGGTAAGCCAAAATTCCGATGTACTAGCTGGAAAAAAAGCTAAGTTGTTCAAAGAAATGATCGATTGCCTGGCAAACTCCGATGCAGTTTTCCAGAGCCAGCAAAGGCACGATCCAGACTTaacgatagaagaaaaagcaaaaatagcCACAGATGTATTTCATGCTAACAAGTCAATGTTTCTATCACGTTTCGGACAATTTGTCAAAGATGAACACTTGTACTATTTCAACGACCCAACCAGGGAACAAGACTATGAAATAATGTTTCATTTGAAAAGACTGCGTCGGTACCATAATAATTTGCAGAGACaaattgatgtaaaaaatcgaagatatcAAGCCCTGAAATCTCTCATTGATAAAGGAGAGTATTTCAGTGAAACAGAAATGATGAGGCGTAATCCTCTTCTATATGAACACCTAATAGGTCAATACTTGACAGAAGAGCAACGAAAAGGTAGAGACAATATCGACACCCAAAATATATCGTTTTTAAATATTGTACTAGAAAGCGTCGATAGAGAAAGAACAAGAACTCTGCAAAAGGAACAGCAAGATGCTGAGGATGAAGTAAAGGAAGAAAACGACTCCGATAATGATTATGAAGAGGAATTAGAACTCGAGGATAAAgccaaaatttcatcaaaacaGTCGGATGATATTCACTGGGGTGAAATGTTTGGAAAACCTTCAAACTTTCACAAAAAAGCACAATCTGATAGAAACGTAATTGATTACACGGTTTGTCAAATTTCCAGCAGAGAACAACAGATCCTCAGAGACGAATTTTTGACTAATATGTACAACAGTTTTCTGAACGGAAAAGATAAGGACTTTGATTACAG TACGGTTGATGAGAACGAGTCTTACGATAACACGGAACTTCGGACccaagatgaagaagaaaagtacTTTGACTCTGAATCTCCAGAAATTGTGGAAAAGGATACAGATAAGATGGAGAGGGATGCATCTAGTGGGGAGGACGAATTGGACAAATACATGAAGTCGTTGAAGGTTAAATGA